The window TAATGTTTCGATGTATCGCGAAATTCCCTACCTCCCCTCTCGTTGGGTCCGGACTGCTGACCACCGCTGACTCCAGGACCGCAGGATGCTCAATCAGCGCACTCTCAACTTCGAACGGACCAATCCTATAGCCTGCTGATATAATGATGTCATCAGACCGGCTGACAAAGAAGAAGTAACCATCTTCATCTTGGTATCCACGATCTCCCGTCAGATAGTAATCACCGCGATGGGCAGCAGCTGTTCTCTCAGGCTCGTTCTGAACAGAAAGGAAGGGCTTAGTTACGTCCCATGTtaatccatgtacatgtacatcataccgTGCTTTGTTCAAGGCTGGTGGTCAAAATGTACTACCACCGGGACAAACTAAAAACTGCTGCGGTCTTTCGCCCTGTTCCAGAGACCGAACAAAAGGCGGATGCACCCGCACGTTTTATTATCCATTTTGTCAACGCACCCGCCAAAATCTTTACTCGTTATCATACGTTGCGCAAAAAAGGCTGTGTGGAATACGTTGACAGAATCATAAAATCATGCATATGTGTGGCTTCAGCTTGCCAGATTATAGTTTGTATACACAGGCAGAAGCAATATTGTTTTGCAAAACTTAGGTCCAGTTACCAACTCACCAAATATTCAACAAACAGGCCGACTGGTCTCTTCGGTTTCACTTTCACCGCTATGTCTCCTTCGACACGACGTTCGCATTCCTTGCCATTTCCATCTATGATCTGGAAGGATAACAAATATGGGATCCAGAATTTCCGTTGATTGATAGGGTAAAGGCAAGTACTAAAGCTTGACAGAAAACGAAATTCACAACATCACATTCTGACTTAGTACGGGTTGTAatacaaaatatataaggcAACCAACTGTCGTTTAATTCCTACGAAGACAGATTCAGCATCGGTTCGTTGTTGATTACAGCATAATGTTTAACAACTTACCCTTAGGTCCACGCCCGGTGCTGCCTTTCCAATTGAGGCAGACCGGTTAGGAATAAAACGGAAAGAAGAGCTGAGCAGCGTCTATAAATAAGAAGACTCGTCATCACAACAGTAGACTACATGTATAGAGGTATTATCTTTTTCTGTTATAAGCATGTTGACATTCCGCACGAAAACAGTCGGTTAAGTGATGAAAGAGCAATACCAGAAAAATGGTATGGATGAGCAAATAACCACCTTGAAGAAACTATTTTGCCACCTTGGTATTAAACAGGACTGCAAAAGAGAGGACGGCAGTCTTCCATTTCCAAATGTTATCGATTGTGTTTCGCAGACACCTACCGTTTCCGTTTGGCCGTATCCTTCTCTGATGATCAGGCCAGTCGTTTCTCGAAAATGGTCAGACACCTCTGGATTCTAGATGAACAGAGAGAACAGGGGCAACATATATTACACAACGCAGATAAGGTGGTAAATGATGATGAGTTGGTTGATTTTCATTTGTACTGATAGTTCTGAGAACAAAGAGCTATGCACGGCAGTATTTGGCTCCCGGTGCTCTCGAAGGTTAACAATCTTTAAGATAACCATCAGTTATACGATAAAATCATCAATAAATGGGAGACTTGAAAGAGTTTATGTTACTCAGTAGTCGAAAATGCATAAATGACAAATGCGTTATCGTATTGCCGTTTTGACAACGCACgcagcaaaagcttttgcttacATTGCACTCAAACAGAGCTTTCGTCACATGCGTTGACAAAACGGAGAATAAAAACTTGCTTGTTTGATTATTCAATAaatgaaacatgaaatgaaGGAATTTACCAATGGCTCTCCAGCGCTCACGATGTGACGAAGGGACTTGAACGTAGAAGGAGTGAGGTGTTCATGGACAAAAAGACGGAACACGGTCGGTGGAGCACAGAACGTTGTGATGGGGTAATCAGAAAAGATCTGGAAAGGTCAAGTAGACGGAGACAAAGTAATGATAGAATTGTAGAGTAGCTGAGTTTGCCTAGGGAAGTGCATAGTAGAAGCAGTCCTTCCTTCACTCGAACCTGACGTATAGACTTGCAAGGCATAATGCATCCTCAAAGGACAGGCTCGGTTGTATGGTCCTTCCCTCGCACTAAGTGCTGAGTGAATGGCCCTGAAGCTTAGGGTGTCATGCGTGTAGTTTGAGGTCAAAAAATAAGTCTCCTTTCTGTCAAAATTTGTGCCCAGCCACATTATTAATCTTCGACACTGGTCCTAGTAATTTACCTGAAGTGTCCTCTTCGCATTAAATGCCCCAGTCGAGTTTTCGATAAATACGCAACAGCCATGCAACCAAGGACTGTATAAGTTGGCATATGCTGCCTTGGCCCAGCCTGGGTCTGCAATACTCCATATGACATCTTGTGGGACTAGGTCATAAAAATACCTACAAGCAAGCAGGCTCTAGTTACGTTAAGGTCATTACACGATGATATGGTACATGTTttctatttctttttttcttcgtcTGTTCTCCGAAATATCCAAATTCCAGAATACACAGATTTTGCGGAAAACACAAAACATATCTTACCGCGCTGTAGTCCTGTGTCCGATGGCATATGTCTGTAAGTGTACGGTGATCTTCGGCTGCCCCGTCGTGCCGCTCGTAAAGAAATACAGTAATCTGTCCGTGGATTTCGTATTGACGCACTGGAATGAAGAGAAAGGGAATTCTTTGATAGTATGTTGGCGAGGCATCATTTACCCAATACCTGTACGTATACATGCAATGTGGAGCTTCCTCATAGACCAATTTAGCCTCTTCGAGCAACAGTTGGCATAACTTGCCAGTCACAGGTCCGTAGCCTATAGTCACTTTTCGCAATGAATGAATTCGGATCGGGCCGAAATCAGCAGATAGGATGCTTACCTCGTGATCATTGCTTGCCGCATCGAACAAACTTGTGTAATGCAGCCATCCAGGTCTGGAAAGTTAGAGATTGAAATTGAGTGTGAAGTATTAAAGAGCAACTTGGGCTGATGCTGACATTCAACATTAGAAATAGTGTTGTATATACTTTTACCTCTGAAGAGTTTTATCCGTATCGACTAGCAATCTCGTTTTGACCGTTGGAGAATCAGCCATCACCTGCCGTAAGAAatgggaaatgaaataaaaaaaagttttaaaaaaagtttaaagtttagagtttatagtctgatatcaactatgatataggttatcatccgactttacactttaaccccagtctgtcctgaaacctttcagtagaccacagatgagctgctcaaccagcgctacaatctgtGCATTTTTGACCGGTACCCATtgatacacctgggtgcagagaggcaagtaagacagagagaccagcctacagtggggatcgaacccgggacctcttgaccgctggtcgagagtccaagccactacaccacagcggtgAACATCCCCTCGCTTTGGTACCTTTAGGAATATCAGCCTATTCAAAAAAATGGTTTTTACGAGAAGCCATGGGGTCGTTGATCATAAGAGACACATGCCAATGAAAATTTCTTTAAATTTCATTAATTACATTGTTACGAATATTTCAACTTTGAAGCATTAGGATTATACATGTTCGAGTGTGATACAACACAAACCTTAGCCAATTCTGACTAGTGTTATGGTGTTATATAAAGAATTACTCAGTACACCTGTCCCTACCTCATCGACCGTTTTGGCCACATAGTCTGGAGCTATCACACATTTGGCTTGGCACGCGTTGAATCTGTATTTCATGTCCTTTGCCGTCAGCAGCACGGTTGCCGGAGTGAGAATAGCACCTTCAATAAGAGAGGAAAGGAATAGTCTTTAACATCGCTCATATCAGTTACAGTAACACTAACTGTAACTCTACGTCGTAGGAGAGACGAGCTGGCAGACATGGAAGTTATGTACTAAAAGATTTACTGTTGACAAAACGGGTGCTAAAGGTGCATATTCGATATGAAACCAGCTATAGTtaaattgaattagaaagtACAATGTACGTCGAAAGCTAGCATTTCATTGTTCCTTTACCAATTCTGTTGCAAGCTAAGTTTATCAACCACCACTCCGGTTGTTTAGACATGATGGTGGTGACGACATCTCCTCGTTTGATACCACACTCTTTTTGAAGGACATTAGCTACTCTGAAAAGACAGGGGAGATCGTCAGCAATTAGGATGACATTCGATTAAGAACTTGTTACGTACAGTATCGTTTAAAAAGGTACATCTTTTCGTGGTCTATTCCAATCCAAAATGCATAGTTGCATTACTGACCTGATgaccaaaatacatgtaagtgtacaCCTGATATTTCACTGCAATCAGAACTGTCCGTAGCTACATGTAGCTCCATCCTGCAATAATGTCGATTGTGTTTTCTCCCTACCGTACTTACTTCTTGGAATATTCAGAAACCTGTGGAAAATTCCATTTGACATCGTttccaacatcatcaatcaaccAAAGGGCGTATTTGTTCACTTTTGATGGATCCGTCTGTAAAGGGAGAAAGAAGATATCAAACTTGCTGTTTGAGACTGACTCAGAGAAAGCAAATTACTCTATCCCTATTTGGAGAGCGACAATAAGGTGTGCAAGTTTCTTGTCCGCGCATTTTGTCGACGCGTACGACAAACGATTTCTTTTGGTGCAATACGCTGTGAAATGACGATGATTTCCTGCGTGCGTTGACAGTAAAAGAATAGTATGTGCATTTCACTCTTTTCACTACCAGCAAGAGGACATTTGTTAAGAACTATTTTGCTCATTAAGATTGAGTCCAATACGTCAGATCAtcacatcatcatgatcatatcTGAATTTGTGTTTTACTTACCTTTGCCAGCTCAGCCCAGTGGTCAACCACATCCCTTGCGAAATTATAGTATTCAGGGATCTCTGGGTCCCAAGACCTCATCTCCTCTTCATAGCTTGTGATTCCAAGTGCCGAAGTCTGAAGTTCCTTGGACAGTTCTGGTGTAAGAGAACTATAAAATCGTCTTGATAACACAGCTGACGTCGGTTGGGTTTTGAAGGTGTCAAATTTCTGAATGTGGCGGCATTTTGATAGACTTGTCAGTCGACTTTGGTTGCTCAGGTAGTGCTGTCGTTTAGGATATCTTGGCGAACTTCTCGGCAGCAACTGTTTGACCACTCTGAAAACATCCGACTTCATCAACTCCCGCATTTTGTTCAGGCGAGCCCCGGAAGTGAGCAGGGATACCTGGAAATATCGTGTTGTCGGAGTTTTGAAACTGTCGTCCCGCTTCGGATCACGCTAGAGTTGTCTCAGCACTCATCACAGCAACGCCGATGGCAAGACGACTGATCCTGGTTGGCTCTTCAAAATCCAGAACAGATATAAAGACCCTGCCTTGCTGGGTAACTTGTGCAAAACGACCCAGATACATGGAATTATCTACGGTCGTCCGTATCTATCtgtcatgtaggcctagtataCGCGGTAAATAGGCCTCCGTGTACATATCATATAAAAACGAAATGCATTGTAATGGAACGATATTTCATTCTATTATCAAGAAAGATTGCTAACTTATCTATAATAATATATTACCCTTATCTGGGTCACTGTCGACATCTGGGCCAGGACATGCTCGTCATTCATATTTGTGTTTCATCGTGTCCTTAAGGACAGATAGATATATCCGGTGTCCAGAATGATTTAATGCTGCATGTTTTGCACACAGGGGCTCGTTTTCGCGCCAGAGGTCTCGATGTTTCGGGCGCGAGAGTTGCACCTATTGCGTTGGTTTCGAGGGAATTGACAAAATCTCGCCCGAAGAGCgtttaaaaaaacccaaaacaaCTGTGTTTTTATTCCAGATCATCTTTAATATGTCCGAGAACGCCTACAAACAGATCCGACATTATTTTAATAATGCACCAATTCATCGTGTACCTAATTTAACCATTCACAATAAGATAGGGTAGGCTTAGACCGCTTGCGATTTCAATGCATGCGACAGTGCCTTTTGTCGCGTCGCACTGCaacaaaatattgcaaaaatcGCACCCATGCACACTGTGAATTTCATACACAAACGCGCAAAATCGCCTTCAGTGTAAAACTTCCCTCAGTTCCATATGTTTTGTAGACTTTCCGTTCTCTCAACAGGGACAAATTCCTCCAAGTTGTTTGCCAATCATTACTTTGTAAATGTCTTCGCTGTGGTGGATTTAGGCTTGGCTGTTGTGGTTGTGTTAGCTGAAAGAAACCGGAGGCGGAATATCCGTAAAATCAACCGATTTAGAAAAATAATGGAATGTTGATTAAGTGTCGTGTTAATCGGTGATCTCTATTTCAATGTGACTTTATTAGCCGCCATTGCCTCCGAAAGGACAACAAGTTTTTGACATGGTTATAATGGTGCATACTTATCAAAATAAGCTTTATGTTTTAACTAAGCATGACCTCTCTTAGTGATGTTGCATGCCTGATCACGAAAGCTGAGTgtttctttttatctttgtcATCGtttcacgtacatgtatacgtgTATCTTAGGCAACAGTTAAATACCCTACCTTTATCCATTTTGCAAAAGAAGCCATATTTCTTCGTCCTGATGGTATCATACAGTCCAACGGGTTTCCCATCGTGGTAGATCAGCCTGGCTACATTTGCTCCCTTGGGCTTCTCGTCAAGCTTGGACTTGGATGGCAGGTAGCCCGGACTAGATCCGTCCGTCCATTTCCACGATTGTTGTTTGTGGTCGATGATGACGCCTATCCAGCCGTAGGTGGTGCCAGATTTGATCCTGGAAAAGGTGATGTGGGATGAAATTAGACAGTAAAAGACAATCAACTGATTTAAGAACAGGGGAATCGAAATCGCGACCTGTTCTCCGCTTTGGAGTGGAGCTGATGATCAAGTAACCCCCTGATCAGAGTTTCACTGCTGGGACCCGGTGTAACGCTTTCAAGTGTTCGGTTTCGTAGTGTTTCtccttattgtttgggaacgATGAAAGACTCGTCTTTCTCtctttccccctattgaaaagtcatggtctttaGTCTGGCTGTCCATTGTATTGAAGCACTGGAATATTGGGAACAACCAAAAGCGTTACACTGGTTTGATATTTCGGTAGCTGGACCTGGTGTTACTACGCATTCGGACTGTTGTCTCTCTCACTGTTTAGGTGTACGCTGGAAAGCAACAGTGACATGTTTCTCAGGATTCGGGGTAACAGCACCAGCGAAGATACTTTGCTTACTTCATCATATGTAGCAGCATCTCGTATTCAGCATCATTATGAAGACTTGCAAGATGTCCACTTTCCTTCTTACAGTACTTCTCGGCATCATCAAAGGTCAAATCAGGCTTGGAGAAATACCGGTAACATCGCTTCTTCCACTGGCGCCATCCTTCCGGGCACGCTAAAATCAATTTATGTCAAAATtgtttagtacatgtactagtatttttTGATGGCCTAAGGCATGTCAATCCTGATATACTGAAGAAACTGGTCTACCGGATTTAAGTTCAGTCATGTCAACTAGTTTAGGCCCTATATATTGTGTATGACTAACTTATAATGTACGTACTCGAAGCTTCCGCTTTACAGATAAAGGGAAATCTCTTGCTTGCTTTCTTAGGGCATACTCTATTTATCAAATATACCCTTCCCAATATCGCCGCTTCGACTTTAGATGCTGCTGTCTTTCCCCCTGGTTTGCCTTTCTGTCCGCTGAGATGTCTTCCGAGTTTTGCCAGCTCTTTCACAAAGCTTTTCCCGAGTGCGCCTGCGATTTTTGGACGATATTTCGTCACCGTTCGATCGGTCCAGATATATTTCGGGGGATCTACTGATTCGTCCAAAAGTAGCCCGACCCAGGCCCTTGTAACTCCGCGGAAATATCCCTTCCGCCTGGTTCGCCTGCAAATAACAAAATGTGGCCATCTTTTTATTTGCGGGTAGCGTTTTTTTTTTTGCTTATTAATTGTCTAGCATGGTACCTGCATGTTTTTACCTGGGAAGTGACCTTAAGTTCTTAATCGAGAAAAAAAGGCTGAAAGTAAAAACCTTACTTTCATGGCTATGGATAGCGGCCTTAGCTCTGAAGCCATCATTcagaaaatattcaaattacCATCTCAGCTGTGAAATGCCGTTTTGTTGAGCCGATATTGCGAGGTCCGACAAAAAATTGCAAATCTCTTCCAGAAACGATTcgat is drawn from Lineus longissimus chromosome 1, tnLinLong1.2, whole genome shotgun sequence and contains these coding sequences:
- the LOC135495112 gene encoding secretory phospholipase A2 receptor-like, producing MKATWLLAVLLVLALVVQESESRWWRKKSKPRKAKKAAKKTTLSCKSKEWTMRGAYCYRVFTKRMNFMDAEEVCKDEGGHLASITSEEEFRSVGKTMMRTRRKGYFRGVTRAWVGLLLDESVDPPKYIWTDRTVTKYRPKIAGALGKSFVKELAKLGRHLSGQKGKPGGKTAASKVEAAILGRVYLINRVCPKKASKRFPFICKAEASTCPEGWRQWKKRCYRYFSKPDLTFDDAEKYCKKESGHLASLHNDAEYEMLLHMMKIKSGTTYGWIGVIIDHKQQSWKWTDGSSPGYLPSKSKLDEKPKGANVARLIYHDGKPVGLYDTIRTKKYGFFCKMDKANTTTTAKPKSTTAKTFTK
- the LOC135495097 gene encoding acyl-coenzyme A synthetase ACSM3, mitochondrial-like: MRELMKSDVFRVVKQLLPRSSPRYPKRQHYLSNQSRLTSLSKCRHIQKFDTFKTQPTSAVLSRRFYSSLTPELSKELQTSALGITSYEEEMRSWDPEIPEYYNFARDVVDHWAELAKTDPSKVNKYALWLIDDVGNDVKWNFPQVSEYSKKVANVLQKECGIKRGDVVTTIMSKQPEWWLINLACNRIGAILTPATVLLTAKDMKYRFNACQAKCVIAPDYVAKTVDEVMADSPTVKTRLLVDTDKTLQRPGWLHYTSLFDAASNDHECVNTKSTDRLLYFFTSGTTGQPKITVHLQTYAIGHRTTARYFYDLVPQDVIWSIADPGWAKAAYANLYSPWLHGCCVFIENSTGAFNAKRTLQIFSDYPITTFCAPPTVFRLFVHEHLTPSTFKSLRHIVSAGEPLNPEVSDHFRETTGLIIREGYGQTETTLLSSSFRFIPNRSASIGKAAPGVDLRIIDGNGKECERRVEGDIAVKVKPKRPVGLFVEYLNEPERTAAAHRGDYYLTGDRGYQDEDGYFFFVSRSDDIIISAGYRIGPFEVESALIEHPAVLESAVVSSPDPTRGEVVKAFIVRTEEYADADEEALIKEIQEHTKQTTAPYKYPRKVEFVKELPKTISGKIRRVELRNKEWTKK